The Ziziphus jujuba cultivar Dongzao chromosome 5, ASM3175591v1 genome segment GTCTTGCATGGTGCATTGATCAAATGTTTTACGTTCTTTTTCTTacgttcaaattttttttaataagattttcttaattaggattttattatataacatcattttaataatataagatatcattttaataaaattgatgaatttttgaaaCATGAAAGAATGTTAATGATAGTTTTTTGGAGAATCAAATATGGTGTTAAGTACTTTTCTTTATGAGTCTATATAAGGAAACTAAGatgtaatttacttatttttattatttttaaatttaaggtgAGATTCAATTAAACTTAAGCTCTATATTGAAACAATTGATACTTTGTGTTCATAATACCACTAATATATGCTTGATTTTATAACAATATTCTTGttgctatacatatatatatatatatatatatatagtggttTTTTCGTGCTGATGTGataattttcctatatatatatatatatatttagagaaaattcaacttgatttataaactttataaaacACTATATCCACAATACCATTAACAATAACAGGTTCACTCAAGTTTCTTTTTTCGTAAGTGAGGATGGCCCAGTCATATTTACACTTTTAAAGtagtaaatttaaatcatatgcCTTCcttttgtattaaaatattattatcatcctaatttttaaaaaaaaaaaaaagtttcttctCTCACAAATATGAATCTGGAATAGTTGCTCTACCAAAATAGGCAAAATATCCTATATTATAATTGGGTTCCGCAAGTCATATAGAGTAAACATGGTAAAGAGTAAAACCAACCAACCAACTCTATAGGAGGTTTTATGCAGCGAAATACTACATGAAGGAGGCTAGACAATTTGATCCCTTTGGTTTCAAAAAACTATCATCAACATTCTTTTATGTTTCaaaaaattcatcaattttattatattctcattacttattattttattcacaccttttaaattaatattatttacgcGCATTACAAGAatgttaattgttttcaaactttaaaaaaattaaaatgtaattaatataaatCTCAATAAATCCAAATGAATTATCCccctaatatataatatatacgtaatacatatataaaatttatacagaatgagaatatatatatatatatatatatgcattaataGACTGTACAAagcatatattagtattatatatttatatatgtaggcCAGGCTACAATAGCTAATTAATTAACTTCCTACAAACTTCCTTTTACACAAGCTGCAGTGCCTGTTTTCATTTCCTTGATAACCAAAGCTCTAGCCCTATTGATAGTTACAAGACACAAATACAAATGCTCTTCAAGCTCCTCCACTTGCTTCCTGAACCCATTGCTGCTCTTCTTGAGCTCCTTCACCACCTGCAAACAAAACCTTTCCTCTTTCCTTTCCATGCAAAACTTTACCATTGATCTGttatgctcaacctcatcatgcaGCCTAGCAACAAGCCTTCCCATCGTGTCGAAATCTCTATCCAAAATGTAAGTCCCTTTTGCTGCCACATCAAGTTGCTCACCAACTGTTCGAAGAAATCCACTTCTAAGGAATGGCAAATCAGTAATTTTCTCCTTCAAGCTTTTGAATGGGAAGCTGAAGAGTGCCGGTCCCATTAGCAGCGCAGTGAGAGTGTGTGCTGCGAGAACAATGGCTATCAGGGCGACTAAACCGCAAGCTGCAGTGACGCAAATCCCGGTTGCTTTCTTCAAATACTTGATGAGCTTGATCTTCCTGCACACCTTCTTTCTCATGGATTTCAAGCGGTGCAAAACCGACGAGTATTTGTCGTGGATGAGCTTGAAATCATGGTTGTTGAGGTTCGAAAACGGATTGGTTTGGACGACGAATATGTTTACGAGATCGGAAATGATGGGTTTGAGTTTGTCCGGCGGCGAATAGTCTTCGATTTTGTCGAGGGAAAGTTGAATGAAGCTGTGGCTGGATTGGATACGGTTGATGGTCTTGAGAAGGTGGCTGCAGAAGTTGGAAGCTTCGGCGCTGATGTCGAAGTAATTGAGAAGGAGGGATTTGAGTTTCGGAATCTTTGAGAGAATTGGTGAATCAAGAATACCAGGGATTGCTTCTTGACAAGGTTCTAGAAGGATTTCTGAGAAGTTTAGATGAGGGTtataagatgatgatgatgatgatgatgaatctTGGTTTACAAGTAATTGAGCTTTAGTGAAGAAATCGGCATAGGATTTGGTTCTTAATGCACTCAGATATTCTTCATTCACGTTAAAGCTTTTGCCAACTTCTCTCAATTCTTTgctcactaaaaaaaaaaaaaaaaaaaaaaaaaaaaaaaaaagaagaagaagaagaagaagaagaaaacaaagtgTTAAACCGCTAATTAAGTACTAGATTATAATAATCTTTTTGAGTTCTAGCTGCGaaataattatgtaaaaaaattaagttctaaATTGTTGAATATGGTGAACAAGCTATACACTTTGAACCTGTGCGCCCCAAtagaagaaatttaaaataaatcatcATATCTATgcaaaagactttttttttccttttagttaGTTAATGCTGAAATTGCTATACATcttgaatataaatttaaattttagtaatttatatatatcaactTCTActtattcaaattttgaaactaAGCTAAAAATACAGAaggaaattaaaactaaaaaaagaaaattaatatacatatagacACAAaaatatacagatatatatatatattccattggTGTAGTACCTTTCCTGATCTTAAAAGTTCTTAATTTTGCCCACATGCCGGTGAATCCTCTCTTAGAAGAAGATTTTGATGATGATGGTTATGGTGAATTGGGCTAGAAGATGAGCTAAGTAAATCAGTAAGCTTTGAATCAATTTGAAGGAGGAGATCTAACTAAACGGAACTTGAAATTCGGCTTAAGCTTcctttccttatatatataaaaggaagatATAAGAAGTAATATACATGAATGAATATTGAGAGGGATTTAACTTCCTGCATAGGCTAAGGCAGTTTGTTTTGAAATGATATGTGTctatgctttatatatataaagcctCAAAAAAGGTTTTATAGATTGTATGTCACGCAGTCTTTTTCATATGTATAATTTCTAATCATAAACtctaaagagaaagagaaagagaaagagaaagagagagatctAGGGGTGTGTTACTTCTCCAAGTTGTATGCAATCTTTAAGGCTAAATTTGCTGAAGAGCTTCCCCATAATGAGGAAACCTTTTTTGGCATCTGTTATATGCTTTTAGCTTTATGAATTTTGTCCTTATTTAAGTTATTTAAAGTTTGTAAGCATACACCATTATTTATGCCTAAAAGGAATTTCATATCAATTGGATTTCCAATATTGCTGAAAGACTCCTGCTTTTTAAAACACATAACATGCCGGAAAATTACCATTTTACCCTTTATTATCGAATTCATTAATGTCCATAAATCCAAAAGTTCGGTAATTACAATAGAAGAACGTTTGAGAGTAGGTAGGTAAAGAAGTATATATGGATATCATTCAACATTGCTTGTTGAAGATTTTCTTGATGAGTCAATCATTGAATGACAAGCTTCGAAATGGATACACCAGTcaccacatacatatatgtgtaaagCACTCTGCCTTGTATCATGCAGCTAGTGCCAAGTGGATTTTCTAGTTCATCCAAGTATATTATTTAGTTTGCCAAATTATTGGTTTAGCAAATCTACAAATTCCCACGATTTTCATCTTTTATCAACATGCTTTCTGTttccttttattgattttggttatttatattttcatatctttcatttttaaaattttacattttatacttttaattttaggcatggtaatttaaattttttatttttcaatttattttcgtttatttatttatttatttttgtttttgattgatAAAGCTTAACAAGCATATTTATTCCTAAGAGAGTAATATGTTAAActgtataaaattttaaatcaaaagatattaaaatgcaaagttttaaaattagtCTTAAAAGTTTACATATTCagtattttctaatttgaattgtGATATAGTTTAGTATCAATCAATTTACTTGCACTAAcgtttcccaaaaaaataaaaaataaaatatccaacaacaaaattttaaattttgttttaatatttacatTTAGTATCTTctgatttgaaaattaatataatttaatattatgttcATAAGATGGTATTTAAACTATATAGTTAAAAGTTGACAAAATCCaaattatgataaattaaaaatttaaaaatataaattacagaACCAAAAAGTTAAAGAATTAAATTGCCAaatcttataaattaaaaaaactaaaatgcaattgactctattaattttgtaatatatatatatatatatatatatataaagaaagccaaaaagttaaaaaattaaattgtcaaatcttataaattaaagatactaaaatacaattgattctattaattttataatatatatatatatatataaagaaagtcaaaaagttaaaaaattaaattgccaaatcttataaattaaagatactaaaatataattagctctgttaattttataatttatatatatatatatatataataaaaaaaaagggttttataAGCAGTGCCGTCACATATACATATTGTATCTCATATCCTTAGACTGGTTTTAGATTGGACAactctttcttatttttaattttttttcttttttctgaaaaTAAGATTGGACAAGTTAACCATATTAATTTGTGACTGTCTCTCTCTGCCTTCCTTtcccccttctctctctctctctctctgtctctccctctttctctctctctctcttgctttctctttctctcaaaCATATGAAACTAAAAAGGTTAGCTAAGCTAGGGCTAATACTAGGACTCATTACAAGCTAATACCATTGAAAGGATGTTATGTGTCCATGGTGAAAAATTGGACATCTAGTACTTCTATAGACCTGCGCTTACTTAAACAGTTTAGTTCTTTAGATtttcttataatttattttaagtagttccaattaattaattatatgatcGAAACCATCTATAATATATGCTAGTTTTTCgactattatataaatataaatcctttttttttttttttggtaataatataaGTAAATGCATTAGAAACACCATGTATAAGTCATGAATTATTGTGTTGCCAAAAACAAAAGTCATGAATTATTGAAGTATCTTTGATAAGTACttaatttaattagattttGTTTGCAGTGTTATTTTgggctttttttattaatttttttaagaatagtTGTATTTTTGGACATTGTGTGTATACTAGAAAAGTTATGTAATAGAATATTATTAACCATCTATTTCACCAGGCCCAAGACAATTTGAGCGATGGAAAAGGCTACTTTTGTTATTCAGTGTTTAAAATAAGTTTATTTTCTCGTTTTGAAATACAAATCAAAACCAAACAATCTTCTTGTTTCAAATTGAGTCCTCTTTAATTTTCCAACTTTTCTCTCTATAtgtttcactttcttttttcttctttaatatataaatactactttgaatcttatatttatatataaaacgcATTACTTATTTCTATAActtaattacaatatataatacaattttgttttaaattcaatGAATACTATATTAAGATAtacaaaaacaattattaactAAATACCAAACCAAATGCACCTCAATAGACATATACTTTACCTCGTTAACTTTAAAAAAggtaacaaaaaagaaagtttagGATAATAttgatgtgtgtgtgtgtgtgtgtgtgtgtgtctatatatatatatatatataaagggcaagcaattaaaaaatatcGATTTGGATCTGTTTTAGAAAAGAGGCAACCATACTGTTGGATTATTAGTTTTGGTTAATGAATGGTCAGGGAGCGTTGAAGCTTGAACAAGGCAGGTCGGCAGGCAATACCTGTAAAGCAAACTACTTCTCCCTAATTATTACTTTGTTTTTCTGCTgccaactttttttctttttcatttatgttTTCAATAATTTGGTCCaactaaatttaatatataacgtaatactaaaaaatatatatatataacgtatTCTATCATttggtatacatatatatttcctgTTCATAAAAAGAGTGTAACTATAGCTCTCTCTGTGTTCATTCTAAAATAGATTAGTTATTAGACATGTGTAGTATTGTCAGTATGCCATGTCATATCTTGAGTAACGtgtaaaaataaatgatatatacAAACCCACGTACATACGTAAGAAACCTCTTGAAGTCCCATACAACACAACTCAATCCTAAAAGAGGAGTTGGATTGCAAATACAGACACGTACATATATGTAGGATATACATAAGACAGCTATCATCTCCCTCATTTAATTGTTGtccaaagaaataaaataaaataatgtaatgtatgtaaatatatatatatatatatacatacttatatatattttgatcatGTATGTAAATGTATTTGAAAGCATGATCTTTGGCtgcaactattttttttttttcttatgtatgtTAAATTGAATAAGGGGATCCTTTAGCTACAAAAACTTGATCCAATCAAAGAGTTTGAATTATTTCGTGCCCATAGTTATTATCATCTATCTTTTAGCTGCAGTTAATTGCattagaaaaaattataagGTCAAATCACATAGCAATTAATCACAACATATGTTTGGTAATTAAAACTTTTAGATATTAGGTTTAATTGCATTTTTGGTGTCTTTGATCTATAGagtttaataatttaaacttttaattttcaaaaataacgatttagatatttaattttttaatttattacatattagttcaattttacaaaataaattgataatggTCAATTTTTTGACCAACTTAGGAGTTGAACCAATttacaataaattgaaaatttgaaaatcaaataaattaccTTTTTTGAAAGTTGAAGGTTTAATaggcaaaatttaaaaaatgaatggaACCAAAGTGTAATTAACTCTAAACGTTAATTACCAGCTTTTATGGTATGTCTAAAAAAGCGTGTGAGTGATCGATCTTTATTCTTTAACCCTTTTtcttgcttaaaaatttctttgGACTTGGAACCTTCTGAGACACCAACTCTCTATAAAAAACTTTCACTATATATTCATCTATTCCTAGAAATAattattccaattttatttcatttcacTAAAAGAGAAGTTTTTATAAATTCACGTATCAAATTTCTTAGGGTTTTGGATCTTTATATgtcatttatataaaaaaaaaaaaagttaaaacataaaaaataagatataaaatagaaatagaatatatttcatttacatcTTTGAGATTTAGCAAAAGCATTcctcatatttttaataaattatctacACCCCTTAaccttactctctctctctctctctctctctctctctctctcatgtgTTAGTTGAAATTAACATTATACTTTTAGTAAAGGTAAAATACTTCTAAGTGCATtgagcttcatttttttttcacaaaattaattttttttattgattttgcaaagttaattacaaaaatcaaatttttacatagtgtaaatttaatttaattataaatatagaaaaaaaaagttttagagtttttaaattaattattaaaaaaacaattaaaaactaattaaacttTAGTAAGAATATAAAGGTAGGTTAGATGactaaatatatctatatatatataatatataaaagaagaagtgTATGCGCCACGTGTTAGCATACCATTTCTTTCAAATTccctctaaaaatatttttttaattttatttattattcattattcattATCCATtagatataaccaaatatatataaaattaatttttgatataactatccataactatcaaacaattgataaaattatatatggtaataattttgaagtaaatttaagataaataaaatatttgattttatcttatttaccaaatatatatctttatcctttttaaattatattatcatcattattgttgttgttgttgttgttaaataaataatattatattatataatataaaaagaaatcatctgtaatctatataatatataaaagtaaaagggTCAGCAAAATTTTTTACCATGTGTCATTCTTATATTCATTATGTTCCctccaaaatcattaaaaaattaaaattcaaaaataaaattatcttaaaaattttacaatcttaaaattattatcatatatttccttgtattcattttgtttcctttcaaaggcattataaataattaaaatctagaaataaaattatttaaaattttttacaatcttaataatacttaaaaaaataatttgatcttgattttttagaaatttccatAATAAATGCGCATTATCATGATTTGGCTCTAAATCTTTTCAATAACATGTGCAACGGTTTtagcataatttatataaataatattttcacaaataatttatataaataatatttctaaaaataaaaattatacaattttcttaaaacttggaataaaaaatctgatcttaatttttaaaagtttccaTAATATGTGGGTATgaagattttgtttttggtgatgTAATAAAACTTGgcaagataaatttttttctctccttatttggttactttttcaaattttttaaagattaggtaaaaaaatatatatatataataaaagatatttttattattaattatattttacacAAAAACTCTATACACATAgtatttatatatggatatgtaataaataaaattttattataaaataataagattaatatatgataattactaataaaatttatctatttatcataaatttaaaatggataatatttttttttcaatatttttcaaaaattgctcaaaatatacttatatatatatatatgtacatacatgacaagatttaattaatatagagcaatataaaatcaattttatacaaaatgtatatttcatatttaaaagtataactGAATACttacaatgtaataaaaattataaaagactGATGaccattaatttgatttgtaattATAACTGAGTTGATTTTTATGATCTTATTTAATCTTGAATTTTGATTGTTATCCCAtgctcattttattttcttaaaaagaatgataatattattaaataattattctactatttaattatttttttataattatattattatgttcttaaatataaaaaaatggataattCGATTagaaatgataattattaaatttaaattgaaaaattaataattatctattattttaatatataatattcgatattaaattatctaatatttaatataaaacaaaattgaagatttttcaGGAATATATTAAAgcatgatttttattaatcataaacaaatatatatatatatatatatatatatatatttatacaaggTTTGACCAatatttacaagataaaatattctatatatggtataaataattataaatagaaataatgagTTATAAAgtctaatgaaaataattattttaccaaaaacattttaaaatatatataaaaggaaagatccataaaattaaaatagatatataatatatatatatatatattagataatgaAAGAGATATAGAGgataatattatttcatttaaattgaattctttatctaatcaaattaaatataagatataggaaaattaattacttataaagaatcaaaaaatatatttgaattttaattttaatttcatagatagaaaatattatatacatacatttaagtttgaattaaatcatataaatacatttgtatttggatttgaatttgtattttatagatggaaaaaattaaataggtaaacattttttaattgaatactataaataatttatcttacaaagtaaaaatatatttataggacAACTActacttataataataataatgataaataattaaattacattattagtatttaatatatggaaattaattatttacaatgaactaaaaacaGACATATaaattggaatttgaattctatagatggaaaatattatttaaatatatttgaatttaaattaagttatataaatatatttaaatttaaatttaaattccatagataaaaaaactaaataaaaaaatttcataaatgaaaacaataatataggTAATTTATAtggataatttttcaatttaaattctataattgaataatattgtatatagaAGTCAAGTTTATAGTTTTTATAgtatatactaaaaaaaaaaatctaaatatacttattagtaataaaaattttaaataaatttttaaatataattaattattatatattatatttaacatcATCTACTATAGAGATTTTACATGCCGTGTAATGCACCGGAATGAatctagtatatatataaaaatgaaactcAAGGAGTTAAGATGATACATACTAAAATTAGAAACCTAAAAGATactttagtaattattttaaattttagaagtataaatgaaatatttttttaaaaataattaatggtataaataacaaacaaatgacgtataataaaatttaatccaattatcaatattcaaacaaatttttttattacaataatcaaataattgaaAATGTTATTCCATAAATACCCTTCCTTTTACTTTGTGGATAATCCCTCGATggccatactttttttttttttttttggtgggacaATATGAATACTTTCATCTTATATcagtagaaaaaaaataaaaaaattgaaaaaagattccggacaaaaaagaaaaaagttcaaagcaaataaataagtaaatgataataacaataatgatgaaGCAGACTAAGTTGGACATAATTAGTAAGCCGGGCCCCCAGTGATCTCCACCATCCAAAGTTCCCCTACGCTTCTAGCCGACCAGCCtaaaaaaatcaaggaatcagTGCAgttttaaatactatattatatatttagataaattgaaaataaattaaggtGAGGAAATTTTATCATCACACCTTAACTTTGTATTAGTCATTATCAATTTGACAGTTTATGAAGAAAATCTTGTATATCATCGTGATATCAAATCAGTTAAGACTGTGGTTGAGTGTCATATATCAAAAATATGTATACCATATCATAAGCAATCTagcatattaattaatatatatatatatatatattttttttttgaaaaatatgaaacTTTTTGCGGAAAAGGCGATTTCTCCATCTTTCTTCCTTGGCTATGGTTTCTTTCCTCTTCATCTCTACCAGCCATCAGAAAAGCTCTTCTTAAATTTTAttactccctttttttttttttttttttcttttttttactctGCAACTGCGAACCACCTagttagaattttatgaaatagacCCATTCTTGGTTCAATTCGAACTATTCACAATTTTGGTTTGAGTTGGGTGTAGACAGAATGTTTCAATCCCATTGTGAGATCTTCCATGATGAATTAACAGGAAAagacaaaaccaaaattaaaaaaaaaaaatgggtattttaatgtttttttgctAGCAATTAACTAGCAAGTATTCTAATATTATTGCCCTACTAGTCTATAGATCTTATCCGTTAACTTGATTTTTAAATCCAACTTTAAATCCCttaatttgcatttttatattaaagtaatttcaGGTAGTTGATGAACAAGCTTGGCATCAATCAAGACTCAAATTGCTTCTCCGAACAAATCAATGAAAGAGATGGATTTAATCATTTAACTTGAAGCTCTTGTTCCATTATAAAGTTTACAGAAATGAAGCTGAGAACAACCTTAAGGCAAAAGCTCCTTCTCATGAAAGAAAAAGCAACGTCTTGTACAGTTcccaatatttcttttattcaaaatataaaaattatggaaatgatgatttgatgtGACAATTTTTTTAACACTGTTATTTACTTAAAGTGGTGCCAGCTGATGGTATGCAAgaatttttttggggataaaaaaaaaatatatatatatataaatatcataataTGTTAATGATTAGTGAGCACTTAATCTAAAGTTTTTATTTCCGGACATTATGTATAGTAGAAAAggtaaataatgaaatattattaaatgagttttgttatatgtcattaataaataatgattactatataataaatattaataggatacatttaattatatattaatttttatgttaaaaaatctaattaaagaaaattaatttttttatttaaaaaaaaaaaaatcaactattttattgacaactaattaaattgtcaaataacatataaaatgGATTatcaatcataataaataacatttttttattaagtataTTTCTTTCACCACAAGACAATTTTGAGCAATGGAAAAGgctatttttgttatttggtGGTTAAAATCTGTTTAATTTCTCctttttaaatacaaatcaaGCAAACAGTATCTCTTGTTtccatcccccccccccccccccaatgaaaaaaaaaaaaaaaacacgccttgtttcaaatttgatctctctctctctctttttcttttccaatttctCTCTCTGTATTTTcactctgtttttctttttcttctttaacatataaaacattattttgaatCTTATACCtatagtattatatatta includes the following:
- the LOC107421647 gene encoding UPF0496 protein At1g20180, with product MWAKLRTFKIRKVSKELREVGKSFNVNEEYLSALRTKSYADFFTKAQLLVNQDSSSSSSSSYNPHLNFSEILLEPCQEAIPGILDSPILSKIPKLKSLLLNYFDISAEASNFCSHLLKTINRIQSSHSFIQLSLDKIEDYSPPDKLKPIISDLVNIFVVQTNPFSNLNNHDFKLIHDKYSSVLHRLKSMRKKVCRKIKLIKYLKKATGICVTAACGLVALIAIVLAAHTLTALLMGPALFSFPFKSLKEKITDLPFLRSGFLRTVGEQLDVAAKGTYILDRDFDTMGRLVARLHDEVEHNRSMVKFCMERKEERFCLQVVKELKKSSNGFRKQVEELEEHLYLCLVTINRARALVIKEMKTGTAACVKGSL